From Triticum aestivum cultivar Chinese Spring chromosome 7B, IWGSC CS RefSeq v2.1, whole genome shotgun sequence:
AAAAGAGGACTACCTTCTGCCGACCTCCACCACTGGATGATACAATGCCTCAAAGGCTTATTACAAACTGGAGATGGCTACTACCAACTACTACTACTGAGGAGAGTGAGGCAAGTGGTGATCTGGTGCTTGCGATGCTCTGGAGACTGGTGTTGTGTAGACTGCTGTTGTGTGTGTCTCTCCGCGCTTAGTCCTCCTCCTTTTATAGTGCGCGAGGGATGCTGGATGCTCCCCTCTTTTATTCTTCTGCGTCATAGCTGGAGGCCGGGGTATCTCATAGCTTGACACGCCTTATGCACCGCTGAAGTGCCTTAGTGTTTGCGACATCAAGCGTTGCATGACTCCGATGCTAGACTGATATTTTTGTCTAGACTGAGAACTTTGTCCAGACTGTGAATTTTGTCCAGACTGGAATATTTGTCTTGACCGCGAATTTTGTCTTGACTGGAACTTTTGTCTTGACTGGAATCTTTGTCTTGACAGATGATTTTGTCCAGACTGAAGCTCTTGTCTTCATTGCAACTCTTGTTCTTGTATGCACTGTGCTATGAGTTATCTATGCACGGTTGAATATTGTCTTCATGCAACTTGGATGAACGGACCTGTCTTGAATGAAGACCTTTCCTGATACGGATGTTGCATGGCTGCTTCTTGAATAATTATTCTTGCTACcattattattgttattttttttGTGTACGGGTCTACCCCGCCCATATTATTGATAACACCTTATCAATATTTCGAGTTCTTTCAATATTCGGGTATAGGTCCTCCGTGCCCGAATAATTGATATTCATATCAATTCATATTTGAGTATATTTGATTATTGTTTTCCCTCTTTATTCAATTGGTTGCCCGTGCCCGGCAATGTCTGTATGGTCTGTCTCAGAAATGGTGAAATCGTATTTTTGATCATATTCTTTCTTTAGCTCTTCAAAATTTTGGTTCATTTTTGATCGTAATTCTTTTAAAATTTCTTCCTTCAATTCTGCCTTCATTGTCTTTGTAACTTCTTTAAGTTTTTCAACTATCTTCAATTTTATGTATTCTCTGTCCAAAGGATCAACTCCTTTGATAAGGCATTCTGTGTATGATTTATATTTTGAAGAATTTACTTCATTTATATTCTTTCTATCAGTTCTTGATACTCGAAATAACATCCTTTCATTATCTTGGCCCAATTTGCGGCATACTTGATTTCATCACGCCTTATTTGTATTTCTTCCAATGTCATAGCTATTCCATCGAACATAATATATGTTGGTCTTGGTGTAAAATATACTGCAGGGTTATTGATATTAGATTGCATACAACCTTTTTCTTGTCTTCTGATTATGTCCTTAATATCCAATAAGCATATTTCCATATCATAAACTTGGATATGATCTTTTGGTCTGAAATTGAATGTATTTGGCGGTAATATCCTTATTCTGGTGTTATTTCCAGATATGTAGCTTTCACTTCCTCCTACAAGTGTGTTTCTCTTCATTCCTGTAGAAATGATGATCAGAGAAATAAGTTTGGTAAATTATTTTATTTGCCTTTAATATGATCATGTATGACTTTATATCTATTCTCTGTTATGCTGTCTTCCATGTTCTGGTAGAACCTATCTTGCTATTTATTTGGTTCTATTATTTGATCTCTTTCTGTTATTATTTGCTCTTCTATTTCCGTGCCTTCAACTATAATGTTCTCTTCTTCTGTATTTGCTTTATTTTCTAAGTTAGATTTTAGATCTTCTAGTTCTGCCTCTAACTTATTTAGTCTATTTTCTAGATTTCTAACTCTGCTAGATAATATTCTATCTTCAGGTTCATATTCTATTTCTTGTCTCCACCTTTGATTCGTAGATTTTAGGCCTGAGTTACAAGCTTGTCTTAAACATAAACTACATGTATACCTATTCTCTTGGCTGGGGTAATATATGCAAAAGGCACATTTTATATTATAGTCTCCTTTTCCcctaatccaatcatgttcacaaTCTACCTGGTTCATCATCTCTATTTTTAATCCTGATAGATCATCTATTAAATCGATTTCATCTTCACTAGATTCTTCTTCTAGCTCTTCATTTTCTATTTCATCTGTTTCTATGATGGAGTATATTGACTCATCATCTTTTACTTCATCATCACATACTAGTATATTCTCATTAACACTATCTATAATTAATACTCTCTCTTGCTCTTCATATTTACTAGAGTACCTTTTCTGATCTTTATTAGGGCAAGTTTTACTTAAATGATCAGGTGAATTGCATATGAAACATCTACATGTTTTATCATATGATTTTCTAGGATTATATCTTCTAACATTTCTTTTATGCAGGAATGGGGCTCTATTATCCGATCTTCGTAAGAAATATCTTTTCTTTGTTCTAAAATTTCTATTATCTCTTTGTGGTTTATAATATTTCTTACTCCTGTGTCTTTCTTCGCCATATGTTAGTGGTATTTGGACGATTTTATTGCAGAAACTATAATCGGATTTCTTCATAGACCTCTGGGCCTGTATACTTGTACATACCTTTCTAAGATGTTTAAACACAAACGTTATAAATTGAGATATATTTATGACTATGCCTGCAGTATCTTTCTTATATTCTTCAAATATTATTGATCCTAATGGATATGGTAACCTATTAAAATACCTTTCAACCACACCTTTATTGTAGCCTTGCTTAGCTGTGGTAGCATTGTATAAATAATGCTGAGAAAATTCCTTTATACCTTTCCAACTTGTTAAAGTTAATTTTTCTATTTCTCTCAACCTTTCATTTTGCAATGTGGTATGACCCAATTCTGGATCTTCTGCTATGACCATATTTGATATGACATTGGCAAAGTTATTAGGATTACTCCCAGCTCTTTTTAGTTCTTCGTATTGGTCTGGATATGTCTCTACCCATTGTTCCCAGAATATTTTTACTGATTCTCCCAAAAATGTTTCAAGATATGTTATCATATCTTCCACCTTATTCCCTATATTATATTGATTTTGTATATATTTTTGGACTATTAATCCTTTCCACACACTAATTATATTCGGCCAATCTATAGGGTCATGGGCTGTTAAATTCAGAATTGCACCATCATTCCTAGAGTTTTGGAACTGCACTGCCTTTTCAAAACCTCTTCTTTTAGAACCCATAAATGTATATTGTCCAGGGATATATGTAGGTTGATAATCATCTTTTTCAGGAGGCCATTTTCCAGAAGATCGAGTAGgtctctctctttctccttctctctTTACAGATGACTCGCCATAACCTCTTCTTCTTTTATGACCACCTAAATCTACTTCCATGGCTTCCATCACATTTTCTAAATTATGCAGAATTTTGTCATCTAACGAGTTTATAAAATCAGCATTTTGCTCGAAATCAATATAATTTTGATCTTCATATTGATTCcatggttcttcttcttcttctttatatcTTTCTAATAATATCTTATTATTGATATCCCATTGATCTTCTTCACTTATGGCTTTCTCTTTATGACTTTCAGCTTTATTCTTGATATCGGTATTTTCTCCGCGTTTAATGTTATTCTTTGGCACCACTGGGTTACTAATGACTGGTTTTTTATCCTTTATTAATATTTTTATTCTCGAAATTTCTCTAATAAAGAATAATTCTCTTTCTCTTATTTTAGGCCAATCTGATGTCATTGAATTATTATATTCCCAGTTTATGCGTTTTAATTTTTCTTCCCAATGTTTTAATTCATCTTCTAAGTCTACCTTTTCCATGCATTCTTTTACTCCTTTATTCCTACTATCACTACTCTCTGCTTCTGACAAAAGAGGTTCTATTTTGTCTACGGCTGCGGATTTATAGTTCAATAATCTAATGCTACTACTTCCTTCGCTATTTTGGTAGCTTATATAATTTTCTGGCTGCCTCAACTCTTTCTTTTCTATTAATTCGCTTATATTCCATTCCTCTCCTGCTCTCTCTTCAGAACCAATTTTAAGAGGGCTCATAAATTTTATGCCTTTAGATTGCATGCTCTCTATTACGTCATTTACGTTTACTTTGTATCTAGAGCTTCTTTTATTCGTGAGTCTTCCTATGAATTCAATGCTTACTAACAAATTTGTTCCTTTAAAATCTTCATATCCTCTGGTTTGAAACCCAAAGCTCATTTTCTCAATAAATTCTATTACAGGCATCATTAAGTCTGGAGCTATATATGTTATTAATCTATTTTGATTCATATCTCCTTCCATAAAGCCTAATGATGCTTTGTCTACCGACTCCCATCTTTTGTCAAGTAATGTAATTAATACCTTCGTTCCTAATTTCTATCTTGTCATTTCTTTTACTCCTATAATATACATCCCTTGGTGAATATATTTGTAACCTGAATATGTAAGTTCATTCTCAATATTTTTGCTAACAATTCTTAAATCCACCGGATGCACTAACACACTTAATTCTACTTCTCTAGATATTCTGTATAATCCGCTTTTACTTTCAAATATGCCCATGTGATATACATGTTGCGGTCTTATTTTTCTTAACGTATCTCTCTGATATCTTTCTAATTCGCGTTCCATGTCTATAACCTCTTCTAAATTATCTATGTCGTCACTTCTGCATGATATCCTATTCATCATGGTTAGCGGCCTAGAATCTTGCCTTATTAACTGGATTGTCTTGTCTCTTCTAGAGACGCTTTTAGATAGTTCCATTTTTcagaattaatatttttagaggaTGAGACTATTCCGGATGAAGATAATATCAACTCGTTGTTACCTCGTTTAGTATTTAGCTTTTCCAAAATCTAGACTAGTAGTTGTAGAATTGTGTTATTCTGCCTTATAATTATTCTGGAATCTTCGTTTGGCAAATCGTGATATGAAAATCCGACAGAAGGTGTTAATTAATTTTCTACTTCTTTTAATGCTTGGCAATATTCACTCATTCAAGTTATGATACGACTAGAGTCTTTACTTCTTGTATTAACCTTTTAACTTCAAGTATATCGCGTCTTGTTTTAGCACCTGATAATGAATCTTTATTCTTATTTATGACACCACTTTGATTCTTACCAATGGATAAAACTTCTTCTTTAATATAGTCATTGTTCTTACAAATTATAAGGTTTCTACCTTTCGATTCTTCTAATTTCTATAGAACTAGATCGATTTTATTATTCAAGCCTGCGTATTTTTCTACTAACTTTTTGTGTTCTTTTAACAGACTTTCAAATTTTTGGTCTAAATTATCTTGCCTTTTCCCCCAAGTTATATAAAAGTTATGAATGAGGTCGACAATTAAATTTAGTTGGCTATGACTAGTATGCCACGTATGTTCTTCGGAAGGATTTATTCTGCACGTATGCTAATATTTTCTTTGGTAGAGATCAGTCTACCTGTACTAATTTCTAAATTCAAATACTTTAGTCATTCAATGATTAAAACTCTGGCTGAGATACCAACACACAAATatattaaattaaaatataaagtACTTATTAACTTCTTACGTAATTTAAATTTTGTGAAATTATTTAATTAACCAATTCTTAATTAATATGCAGGATCTTTTACGGGTTGGCGAAACCAACGAGACAGCCTACGGGTATGCAGCAGTTGTGTTAATCCTACTCGGTACTCTCTGTATTCATCACTatgttgcttcagaagcagctaagTTCTTTCACTTGATGTTtatattacaaatttatttgatGAATTCCTACCGTCTTCCCAGGCAGTTCCACCCGAAGGGAACACTTCTCTACGGCCACATGGTTCTCATTCAAACGCCACACATCGGCTAAATAGAGAACTACCCGCAGATGTTTCTCCTATAGGATCCCTAGCGTAAGAACTCATttcataaattcataatataaaaACCAAGTAAAACCAGAAACTACTTCATTTCGACAATATAATTTACATATGGATTTCCCTTTCGGGAGACCCCGAAGGGATTACAAAGAGAAAAAGAGGACTACCTTCTGCCTACCTCCACCACTGGATGATACAATGCCTCAAAGGCTTATTCCAAACTGGAGATGGCTACTACCAACTACTACTACTGAGGAGAGTGAGGGAAGTGGTGATCTGGTGCTTGCGATGCTCTGGAGACGGGTGTTGTGTAGACTGCTGTTGTGTGTGTCTCTCCGCGCTCAATCCTCCTCCTTTTATAGTGCGCGAGGGATGCTGGATGCTCCCCTTTTTTATTCTTCTGCGTCATAGCTGGAGGCCGGGGTATCTCGTAGCTTGACACGCCTTATGCACCGCTGAAGTGCCTCAGTGTTTGCGACATTCAGCCTTGCGTGACTCCGATGCTAGACTGATATTTTTGTCTAGACTGAGAACTTTGTCTAGACTGAGAATTTTGTCCAGACTGGAATATTTGTCTTGACCGTGAATTTTGTCTTGACTGGAACTTTTGTCTTGACTGGAATCTTTGTCTTGACAGATGATTTTGTCCAGACTGAAGCTCTTGTCTTCATTGCAACTCTTGTTCTTGTATGCACCATGCTATGAGTTATCCATGCACGGTTGAATATTTTCTTCATGCAACTTGGATTATAGGTCTTGTCTTGAATGAAGACCTTTCCTGATACGGATGTTGCATGGCTGCTTCTTGCATAATTATTCTTGCtaccattattattattattattattattattattattattattattattattattattattattattattattattattatttgggtATGGGTCTACCCCGCCCATATTATTAATAACACCTTATCAATATTTCGAGTTCTTCCAATATTAGACACACAAATATATTATCAATTAAAATATAAAGTACTTATTAACTTCTTACGTAATTTAAATTTTGTGAAATTATTTAATTAACTAATTCTTAATTAATATGCAGGATCTTTTACGGGTTGGCGAAACCAATGGGACAGCCTACGGGTATGCAGCAGTTGTGTTAATCCTACTCGGTACTCTCCGTATTCATCACTatgttgcttcagaagcagctaagTTCTTTCACTTGATGTTtatattacaaatttatttgatGAATTCCTACCGTCTTCCCAGGCAGTTCCACCCGAAGGGAACACTTCTCTACGGCCACAAGGTTCTCATTCAAACGCCTCACATCGGCTAAACAGAGAACTACCGGCAGAGGTTTCTCCTATAGGATCCCTAGCGTAAGAACTCATttcataaattcataatataaaaACCGAGTGAAACCCGAAACTACTTCACTTCGACAACATAATTTACATACGGATTTCCCTTTCGGGAGACCCCGAAGGGATTACAAAGAGAAAGGAAGACTACCTTCTGCCTACCTCCACCACTGGATGATACAAATGCCTCAAAGGCTTATTACAACGGGAGATGGCTACTGCTACTACTGAGGAGAGTGAGGGAAATGGTGCTCATATATAACCTACTCCATAACAAAAGGTACCAAAATACCATTTAACCATGGAGCATTCGGTTCACTACAGCAATACTGCACTACAGATTAGCTTTCTGTTTCTTTGCACCCTTAAAGTGCACAAGAACATCTTCATAACTGTACTTCTCTGTGATTTCACTCTCTATTTTTACTAGCAAACTATTGGCTAGATAATCATCTTCCATGGTATTACGTAGCCTTGCCTTAATGATCTTCGAAGTTGAGAATGCTCGCTCGGCACTTCTTGTAGAAACTGGAAGAGTTAGAAACAATCGCAACAATCGATCAACCAAACTGTAGATAGAATGTCTCCCTGTCTCAAAGAGATATCGACAAAGATTTGTTAAGGTTGACACATTTTTCAACTCTTTATCATTGGAGGCATCCACAACAAAGTGTTTTAGTTGCTGCTCCAATCCATAGATTTCCTGTTGGGTGAAATCTACTGGATAATATTTCTTGACTAACTCACAAATATCATCAGCTTTGAAAGATCTGAATTTATTTTTAGGGATCAGGGTAGCACTAGTGGTCAATAGATCCAATACCTTCTCATTGAACCTGAATTCTAATTCATGTAGTTGAGTATCAAGTGTTGCACGAAATACTTCCACTCGGAAATAGTGCTCCTTAGTAAAATGATCTGGTTGGCGACGATCACGACCACCACAGAATGTAAGTTTCTCCCAAATCTGGAATATCAATGGAATGATTtacacataactcaacaacctaTCAAAAAAGGCCTCCCAACCATCATCTGATCTCATTTCATCAAGACGAACATTTGTTGTGAACACTAGACGCATGGCATTTACTATGTCCTGTGATTTCTTTTGCAAAGCTTGACCAAGATTTTCAGTTATCTCCAATGTTTCTTCCATCAGACATAAGACAAATATGAACTCAAAATAAGATAAGTAATTGAAAGTAGTGTCTTCATCTGCACGAATTGAGCCAGCTGACCCATCAGATGCTATATTTTGAAGTACTGAATGTACTGCATTAAACATTTTCTTTAGGTTGGATATAGAACCTAATTGAGACCCCCATCTAGTGTCTCTAGGTCGTTTTAGTGTGCGGATCTGGTTTGCCCCTTTACCAGTTTCAATGTCATCAATAGCTAGTAACCGAGCTAGTTCCTCCAACTGGACATCACGAAGCTCATCATGGCGCTTTGCACAGGAGTCAATGGTGTTTACAATAAAAAGAAGTTTCTGAAAGAATTGAGCAACAGTGACCACTTACTTCGATGCAGACACTAGCGCAAGTTGCAAGCGATGAGCATAGCAGTGGACATAATATGCACACGGGCATTCTCTGAGAAAAAGAGCTTGCAAGCCATTGAAGTCCCCCCTCATATTACTAGCCCCATCGTATCCCTGCCCATGAAGGTTCTGAACATCAAAAGCATGTTTGGATAACACATAACTCAATACCTCTTTAAGTGTTGCAGCTTTGGTGTTCGTCACATGTATCAAGGCAAAGAGCCGCTCTTGCAATATACGATCTTCATCAACAAATCTGAGAACCAATGCCATCTGCTCTCTTTTTGCTACATCACATGTCTCATCCACTAGAATAGAAAACTTAGAACCCCCAATCTCTTCACGGATATGTTTCCTAACTTTGAATGCATAAATACCCAAAATCTCCTGTTGGATTTCATGTGATGTGTACTTTGAACTGTATGGAGCATTCTCCAAAATAATTTCAGCAATCTCGGGATTGAATTCTGCAAGGAGCTTTAACAATTCAATAAAGTTCCCTCTGTTCTTTGAGTCTGGAGTGTCATCATGGCCTCTAAATGCGCACGAATGTGTTGTAAGCCACTTAACAGCTGCAATTGATACTTTCACCCTCAGCTGGTTTCTTTCTATATCCCTCTGGTTGCCCACTGCTACAACATTTTCTAAATGGCCTTGCTGGTTCAAGAAGTCATGGCATGCTTTGATTGCATTATTATGTTCAGAGCAAGGTTCAGAACCTATGTGATTTAAGAAAGCACATTTCTTTCCATCATGGACCTTCTTCCAGTTTACAAATCCTCGTACTGTAAAGACATCTGAAccacctctcttgtttttgtttttgctgaAAAAGAAACAATAGACGCAATATGCATGATGACTGTCCTCCAAGTACTCCAACCATGATGGGAAATCCTTGAACCAGTCATACTTAAAGCGTCTTTTGCAACCTTCTGGATAAGCTTTGTAATTCTGCAAACGGGGCTGCATAATACCAAGCTTCAAATATGCTCGCTGCACATCATCTCTTTGATTAGGTGGATATTGCCAAATCTGTGGATGTAGTGCTGGATCCCGCTGCAAGAATTCAATCCCTTGAAATAGTACTTCATTTGTTTGAGTTTGATGTCTTTGTCCTTGCTGTTGAGGCATTGAAGGATGTGGTCCGTGTTGCTCAAATTCGAGCAACTACTGAGGacgttgtgttggaaatatgccctagaggcaataataaaatggttattattatatttctttgttcatgataattgtctattgttcatgctataattgtattatccggaaatcataatacatgtgtgaatacatagaccacaacaagtccctagtgagcctctagttgactagctcgttgatcaacagatagtcatggttttctgactatggacattggatgtcattgataacgggatcacatcattaggagaatgatgtgatggacaagacccaatcctaagcataacacaaagatcgtgtagttcgtttcgctagagcttttccaaatgtcaagtatcatttccttagaccatgagattgtgcaactcccggataccgtaggatgctttgggtgtgccaaacgtcacaacgtaactgggtgactataaaggtgcactacgggtatctccgaaagtgtctgttgggttggcacgaattgagactgggatttgtcactccgtatgacggagaggtatctctgggcccactcggtaatgcatcttcataatgagctcaatgtgaccaagtgtctggtcacgggattatgcattacgatacgagtaaagtgacttgccggtaacgagattgcacgaggtattaggataccgacgatcgagtctcgggcaagtaacgtaccgattgacaaagggaattgtatacggaagtgattgaatcctcgacatcgtggttcatccgatgagatcatcgaggagcatgtgggagccaacatgggtatccagatcccgctattggttattgaccggagaggcgtctcggccatgtctgcatgtctcccgaacccgtagggtctgcacacttaagattcggtgacgctagggttgtagagatatgagtatgcagtaatccgaaagttgttcagagtcccggctgagatcccggacgtcacgaggagttccggaatggtccggaggtgaagaattatatataggaagtgcagtttcggccatcgggaaagttttgggggtgaccgatattgtatcgggaccaccggaagggtcccgggggtccaccgggtgggaccacctatcccggagggccccatgggctgaagtgggaggggaaccagcccctggtgggctggtgcgccctcccttggcccccctgcgcctagggttggaaaccctaggggtggggggcgcctccacttgccttggggggcaagccacccccttggccgccgcccccccttggagatcccatctcctagggccggcgcccctagggggcctatataaaggggggggggagggaggtcagccgcacccaagtctctggcgcctccctctcccctgcaacacctctccctctcgcaagtgcttggggaagccctgccgagatcgctgctgcatccaccaccacgccgtcgtgctgctggatcttcatcaacctctccttcccccttgctggatcaataaggaggagacgtcttcccaaccgtatgtgtgttgaatgcggaggtgccgtccgttcagcgctaggatctccggtgatttggatcaggacgagtacgactccctcaaccccgttctcttgaacgcttccgcacgcgatctacaagggtatgtagatacactcctctctctcgttgctagatggctccatgaagcgtagaaattttttattttctgcaacgttccccaacagtggcatcatgagctaggtctatgcgtagttactatgcacgagtagaacacaaaatagttgtgggcgtagatgttgtcaattttcttgccactactagtcttatcttgcttcggcggcatcgtgggatgaagcagcccggaccgaccttacacgtacgcttaagtgagacaggttccaccgactgacatgcactagttgcataaggtggctagcaggtgtctgtctctcccactttagttggagcggattcgatgaaaagggtccttatgaagggtaaatagaaattggcatatcacgttgtggttttacatagataagaaacgttcttgctagaaacctatagaagccacgtaaaaacttgcaacaacaattagaggacgtctatcttgattttgcagcaagtgatttgtgatgtgatatggccaaaggatgtgatgaatgatatatgtgatgtatgagatgatcatgttcttgtaataggaatcacgacttgcatgtcgtt
This genomic window contains:
- the LOC123161207 gene encoding uncharacterized protein, which codes for MEGDMNQNRLITYIAPDLMMPVIEFIEKMSFGFQTRGYEDFKGTNLLVSIEFIGRLTNKRSSRYKVNVNDVIESMQSKGIKFMSPLKIGSEERAGEEWNISELIEKKELRQPENYISYQNSEGSSSIRLLNYKSAAVDKIEPLLSEAESSDSRNKGVKECMEKVDLEDELKHWEEKLKRINWEYNNSMTSDWPKIRERELFFIREISRIKILIKDKKPVISNPVVPKNNIKRGENTDIKNKAESHKEKAISEEDQWDINNKILLERYKEEEEEPWNQYEDQNYIDFEQNADFINSLDDKILHNLENVMEAMEVDLGGHKRRRGYGESSVKREGERERPTRSSGKWPPEKDDYQPTYIPGQYTFMGSKRRGFEKAVQFQNSRNDGAILNLTAHDPIDWPNIISVWKGLIVQKYIQNQYNIGNKVEDMITYLETFLGESVKIFWEQWVETYPDQYEELKRAGSNPNNFANVISNMVIAEDPELGHTTLQNERLREIEKLTLTSWKGIKEFSQHYLYNATTAKQGYNKGVVERYFNRLPYPLGSIIFEEYKKDTAGIVINISQFITFVFKHLRKVCTSIQAQRSMKKSDYSFCNKIVQIPLTYGEERHRSKKYYKPQRDNRNFRTKKRYFLRRSDNRAPFLHKRNVRRYNPRKSYDKTCRCFICNSPDHLSKTCPNKDQKRYSSKYEEQERVLIIDSVNENILVCDDEVKDDESIYSIIETDEIENEELEEESSEDEIDLIDDLSGLKIEMMNQVDCEHDWIRGKGDYNIKCAFCIYYPSQENRYTCSLCLRQACNSGLKSTNQRWRQEIEYEPEDRILSSRVRNLENRLNKLEAELEDLKSNLENKANTEEENIIVEGTEIEEQIITERDQIIEPNK